One Streptomyces umbrinus genomic window, CGGCGGGTGGCCTCGCGCAGGGCTTCGGGCCGCATCACCACCCCCTTGCCGTCGACCTGGATGACCAGCGGCATCCCGCGGGTGCACGGCGTGGGGATCTTCACCGTGTAGTAGGCGGCGATGTCGACGGCGGCAGCGACCACCAGCTCTTTGAGACGGCGCTTGCCCAGCACCTTCCCGCAGCGTCGCTCGATCGCGGCCTGGGCCTGGTCGAACGAGCCGCGAACCGCCTCCAGAACCGCGAGGCGGGCAAGCCCGCGGGAGTGCCGGCCGGCGGGGAGCGACAAGTGGGCATCCGCCGGGTGCACGTTGGACACGCCCCGGCCGCGATAGGCGATCCTGTTCACCCGGACCGGCCCGAACACGCAGGTCAGCCAGCGGGGGTGGTTGCTCTCCCGCCAGGTCCGCGTCTGTCCTTCCGGCCCGCGCACCGCCGGTTGCCCTGCGTTGATACGGGCGTCCGCTTCTTCCGTCCTCGCCCGCGCATCGAGGTGATCCTGCATCAACTGCCGCAGCAACTCGCGCCCTTGCTGTTCGAGCAGTTCCTCCAGCTCGTCGTGGGCCATGCTTTGCGCCGGGTCGTCGGCCAGCGTCGAGACAAGGCGTTCGAAGGCACCACGGGAGGCGGCATACTCATCAGGCCCGGACAAGGCGTCATAGGGTTCCATCTGGGGCTCTTCTTCGGCTCTTCTTGCGGTTCGTTTGGTTGGCACCTTCGAATCTACGGAGAAGAGCCCCTTGGTCACCGGGAGTTGACCCGGCCGGTGTCCCCGTCGTGGCGAGCGAGGGTGAACCGTCCCGGTGCGTCCTCGTCCAGCCAGCCCCGCTCCACCAGACGCTTCAGCTTTCCCCGTGTCCCCTCGATCTTCGCCGTGGTGGCCTCCAACCCGATCCGCGGCACGATCTGCTTGGCCTGCAACGGACCTGGAGCATCAGCGACGATCTCCACGATGTCCCGGTACACGTCCGGCAGCACTTGAACGACCAGGCCCTCCCGCCACGGCGGCACGGCCATCACTCCGATGCCGTGAGGCGCCGGCGCCTTGGGGTCCGGCGCATCGCGCGCCTCTGCTTCCGGCGCTGCCTGGGCGGCCGACAACTCCGCGAGCACTTGCGCGACGGTCTCCCGCGTGATCTCCAACCGCGACAGATCCGCCCGGGCCTTCTCCAGCCGGACGGCCAACTCCGCAGCCTCGGCCTGGAGTTCTTCCACCCGCTGTCGAGCCGCGGCCTCCCGCGCCTGGAGCTCTTCCGGCAACGACACCATCGCGCCCACCTCCACCCCGCCACGGTAGGAGTACGACGGCACCGCTCACACGTCAATCAGCGTCTTCCCAGCTCAGCTGCCCCTCGAAAGGATCCGCACCCATTGGATTTACTGGGCGGAGCGGTCATCGACTCGCTCCTGTCCCGCGGTGCGCGCGTACGAGGCCTCGTCCGTGACCTTGGCTCCGACCGGGCACAGTCACTCGCCGGCCGAGGAGTCGAGCTCGTCCGCATCGACGTCAGTGACGCCGCATCGCTGCCGGCTGCGCTGCAAGGTGCGGACGCGTTCTTCTTCATGACCACCCTCGAGGGTGATACCCACGACGTTGATGGCGAGACGCGCCAGGGCATCGCCCTCATCGACGCGGCGGTAGCGGCGGCCGTGCCGAACGTGGTCTTCAGCTCGGCCGGAGGTGCCGACCGCGACTCGGGCGTGCCGCTCTTCGAGTCGAAGCGCCACCTGGAGGAGCGCCTTGAAAAGTCCGGCCTGCGGGTGACACTGGTGCGACCGGTTGTCTACATGGACCACCTGCCGCTCCTGGGACCGAGCGTGGAGCACGGCGAGGTCGTGTTGCGTTTGCCGCTGCCCGATCACATCCCGCTGCAGCTGATCACGATCCGCGACATCGGGCAGATCAGTGCCTCCTTCCTGCTCGGGACCGCAGAAGCGCCGGCCGGCAGCATCGAAATCGCCGGCGACCAGCGCACCGGCGGTCAGATCGCCGCCGCGTTCGGCGAGCGCGCCGGCCTGCCGGCACGCTATGAGGCTCTGCCGCTGCAGGCCTTTGACGACAACCCTCATCTCCAGGCAATGTTCCGCTGGCTGCAAGAGACGCCGGCCTTCCAGGCCGACATCGAAGCAGTGAAGGTGATCGAGCCGACCGTGTGGGACCTGCCTGCGTGGGTGCGCTCCAGCGGATGGGCGGTCCCAACGCCTGGCCAGTGACACACTGCTGGATACCCAATGCAGCAACACCATCCGCCGAGTGACCTTCCGGGCCCCGCTCCACTCGGTCAAGGGACACCCAGCAGTGTCCGCGGTGACAACTCGGCCGTACGCAGGCCCGTACCCAACGGGATTGACCGCAGGCGTGGCGATCACGAGCTCCTGCTTCCGTGCCGTCGGCAACGTCGGTCACATCCATGCTTGACGAAACCGAGCCAACTCGTGGCGGTACGACGGTCCTCGACCCAGCTCTCCGCAACGGGCCGGGCCGG contains:
- a CDS encoding NmrA family NAD(P)-binding protein; this encodes MDLLGGAVIDSLLSRGARVRGLVRDLGSDRAQSLAGRGVELVRIDVSDAASLPAALQGADAFFFMTTLEGDTHDVDGETRQGIALIDAAVAAAVPNVVFSSAGGADRDSGVPLFESKRHLEERLEKSGLRVTLVRPVVYMDHLPLLGPSVEHGEVVLRLPLPDHIPLQLITIRDIGQISASFLLGTAEAPAGSIEIAGDQRTGGQIAAAFGERAGLPARYEALPLQAFDDNPHLQAMFRWLQETPAFQADIEAVKVIEPTVWDLPAWVRSSGWAVPTPGQ